In Quercus robur chromosome 10, dhQueRobu3.1, whole genome shotgun sequence, a genomic segment contains:
- the LOC126703155 gene encoding uncharacterized protein LOC126703155 encodes MALENWLLKMEKLLRALECTDAKKVVYATFALQGSAERWWIGTKRLLRIELGENTPTTWEKFKEVFNETYFLDVVRDSKAREFFDLVQGTMALEEYATKFVELSRFASYLIPDEPKKVKKFWECLNGRILPLIIAFGVDTFIETVKRAMSLEEDFKCNLVSKNDEKKQEPFGSQHGEGQGQNSKKGFLKKFGNGDHSYGQGKGSPPQFGKKWPCIRCGKTHDSQTCMEGVKVCYTCKKPGHFARQCPTTKVLGSSSTPQFVKGNDDEKRVKGRVYALTTPDAQATDTMVTGILPLFSTHARVLLILVPHIILFLVSY; translated from the coding sequence ATGGCACTAGAGAATTGGCTGCTAAAGATGGAAAAATTACTGAGAGCCCTTGAATGCACAGATGCTAAGAAGGTGGTGTATGCCACTTTTGCTCTTCAAGGTTCTGCTGAGAGATGGTGGATAGGTACTAAACGTTTGTTGAGGATAGAGTTGGGAGAGAATACTCCTACTACTTGGGAGAAGTTTAAGGAAGTTTTTAATGAGACATATTTCCTCGATGTAGTGAGGGACAGCAAGGCGAGAGAATTTTTTGATTTGGTTCAGGGGACTATGGCTTTGGAAGAATATGCCACTAAGTTTGTTGAGCTCTCTCGCTTTGCTTCTTACTTGATTCCGGATGAGCCCAAGAAGGTGAAAAAGTTTTGGGAATGCCTTAATGGTAGGATTCTCCCCCTCATTATAGCCTTTGGAGTGGATACTTTTATTGAGACTGTGAAGCGGGCAATGAGTCTTGAAGAAGACTTTAAGTGCAACCTTGTCTCCAAGAATGATGAAAAGAAGCAAGAACCCTTTGGTTCCCAACATGGAGAGGGCCAGGGGCAAAATTCAAAGAAGGGATTCCTTAAAAAGTTTGGTAATGGGGATCATTCTTATGGGCAAGGCAAGGGTAGCCCTCCTCAGTTTGGTAAGAAATGGCCTTGCATTCGTTGTGGTAAAACCCATGACAGTCAAACTTGCATGGAAGGAGTAAAGGTGTGCTACACTTGTAAGAAACCCGGACACTTTGCTAGGCAATGCCCAACTACCAAGGTCTTGGGTTCCTCTTCCACACCCCAGTTTGTTAAGGGTAATGATGATGAGAAAAGAGTAAAAGGTAGAGTGTACGCCTTGACTACTCCGGATGCTCAAGCCACGGATACAATGGTGACAGGTATACTTCCTTTGTTCTCCACACATGCTAGAGTTCTTTTGATCTTGGTTCCACACATCATTTTGTTTCTAGTGTCTTACTAA